In Vibrio sp. 10N, the following proteins share a genomic window:
- the prfA gene encoding peptide chain release factor 1 yields the protein MKASILVKLETLVERYEEVQHLLGDPGVIGDQDKFRALSKEYSQLEEVTKCFQAYQQAQDDLEAAEEMAKEDDAEMREMAQEEIKEAKASIENLADELQILLLPKDPNDERNCFLEIRAGAGGDEAGIFAGNLFRMYSKFAEKKGWRIEVMSCNESEQGGYKEMIAKVSGDAVYGTMKFESGGHRVQRVPETESQGRVHTSACTVAVMPEIPEADLPEIKAADLKIDTFRASGAGGQHVNTTDSAIRITHLPTGTVVECQDERSQHKNKAKAMAVLAARIVQAEEARRAAEVSDARRNLLGSGDRSDRIRTYNYPQGRVSDHRINLTLYRLNEVMEGDLASLIDPVLQEHQADQLAALAENN from the coding sequence ATGAAAGCCTCCATTTTAGTAAAATTGGAAACTCTGGTTGAACGCTACGAAGAAGTTCAACATCTACTTGGTGACCCTGGTGTTATTGGTGATCAAGACAAGTTCCGTGCTCTATCAAAAGAGTACTCTCAGCTTGAGGAAGTGACCAAGTGTTTCCAAGCCTATCAGCAAGCGCAAGACGATCTTGAAGCGGCAGAAGAGATGGCAAAAGAAGACGATGCAGAAATGCGCGAAATGGCTCAAGAAGAGATCAAAGAAGCAAAAGCATCGATCGAAAATCTAGCGGATGAGCTGCAAATTCTTCTTCTTCCAAAAGATCCAAACGACGAGCGCAACTGCTTCCTAGAAATCCGTGCTGGCGCGGGTGGTGACGAAGCGGGTATCTTCGCGGGCAACCTATTCCGTATGTACTCTAAGTTTGCAGAGAAAAAAGGCTGGCGTATTGAGGTGATGAGCTGCAATGAGTCAGAGCAGGGCGGTTATAAAGAAATGATCGCGAAAGTATCTGGTGACGCAGTTTACGGCACAATGAAGTTTGAGTCTGGTGGTCACCGAGTGCAGCGTGTTCCAGAGACAGAATCGCAAGGCCGTGTTCACACCTCTGCATGTACTGTTGCGGTAATGCCTGAAATCCCAGAAGCGGATCTGCCAGAAATCAAAGCGGCGGATCTTAAGATTGATACCTTCCGTGCGTCAGGCGCGGGTGGTCAGCACGTTAACACCACTGACTCTGCTATTCGTATTACCCACTTACCAACAGGTACTGTGGTTGAGTGTCAGGATGAGCGTTCACAGCACAAAAACAAAGCGAAAGCGATGGCTGTGCTAGCGGCTCGTATCGTACAAGCTGAAGAAGCTCGCCGCGCGGCAGAGGTTTCGGATGCTCGTCGTAACCTACTGGGTTCGGGTGACCGTAGTGACCGTATTCGTACTTACAACTACCCACAAGGCCGTGTGTCTGATCACCGCATCAACCTAACACTGTATCGTTTGAACGAAGTCATGGAAGGTGATTTGGCAAGCCTTATCGACCCAGTACTTCAAGAGCATCAAGCGGATCAGCTGGCTGCACTTGCAGAGAACAACTAA
- the pth gene encoding aminoacyl-tRNA hydrolase encodes MTQQIKLLVGLANPGPEYARTRHNAGAWVVEELARIHNVTLKNEAKFFGLTGRILVNGSDLRLLIPTTFMNLSGKAIAALAKFYQIKPEEIMVAHDELDLPPGVAKFKKGGGHGGHNGLKDTISKLGNNKEFYRLRIGIGHPGHKDKVSGYVLGKAPAKEQECLDAVVDESVRSLDILLKDGLTKAQNRLHTFKAE; translated from the coding sequence TTGACTCAGCAGATAAAATTGCTTGTAGGCCTTGCCAACCCTGGACCTGAATACGCTCGTACGCGTCATAATGCTGGTGCTTGGGTGGTAGAGGAACTCGCTCGTATCCATAATGTCACTTTGAAAAACGAAGCTAAGTTCTTCGGTCTCACAGGACGAATCCTGGTGAACGGCAGTGACTTACGACTGTTAATCCCAACCACTTTCATGAACCTATCTGGCAAGGCTATCGCTGCATTGGCGAAGTTTTATCAGATCAAACCTGAAGAGATCATGGTCGCTCACGATGAGCTAGACTTACCTCCAGGTGTTGCCAAGTTCAAAAAAGGTGGCGGTCACGGCGGTCATAATGGTTTGAAAGATACCATTAGCAAGCTGGGCAACAATAAAGAATTTTATCGTCTAAGGATTGGTATTGGCCATCCTGGACACAAAGACAAAGTGTCAGGTTATGTACTCGGTAAAGCACCAGCTAAAGAGCAAGAATGCCTCGATGCTGTTGTTGATGAATCGGTCCGCAGTCTCGACATCTTATTAAAAGATGGCCTGACAAAAGCACAAAATCGCTTACACACCTTCAAAGCTGAATAA
- the hemA gene encoding glutamyl-tRNA reductase, which translates to MSLLAIGINHNTASVDLREKVAFPPEKLDRALNELRNNTKVNGSVILSTCNRTEIYCDTGDTNKAQLIDWLVRFHDVPAEELKPSLYVYEEQAAIKHLMRVSCGLDSLVLGEPQILGQVKQAYSDARDHQSVEGGIEKLFQKTFSVAKRVRTETEIGGSAVSVAYAATTLARQIFESLANSTVLLVGAGETIELVAKHLEGQGCKNMIVANRTKERAEVLATQFGAKVIALNDIPEVLPQADIVISSTASPLPIIGKGMVETAIKKRRYQPMLLIDIAVPRDIESQVGELNDAYLYTVDDLQSIVDSNIEQRKVEAIQAEAIVSEESAQFMSWMRSLQAVDSIRHYRKQANDTRQDILSKSLQALAAGGDPEKLLLELSNKLTNKLIHAPTKALQDAAEQGDPAKLAVIRQSLGLDQTK; encoded by the coding sequence ATGTCATTGCTTGCTATTGGTATTAACCACAATACAGCGTCAGTGGATCTAAGAGAGAAGGTGGCGTTCCCACCGGAAAAACTCGACCGAGCACTGAATGAGCTGAGAAACAATACCAAAGTCAATGGCTCGGTTATCTTGTCGACCTGTAACCGTACCGAAATCTATTGTGATACCGGTGATACCAATAAAGCCCAACTTATTGATTGGTTGGTGCGCTTTCACGACGTGCCAGCGGAGGAGCTAAAGCCTTCTCTGTATGTGTATGAAGAGCAAGCGGCGATTAAACACTTAATGAGAGTGTCTTGTGGCCTAGATTCATTGGTATTGGGTGAACCGCAAATTCTTGGTCAAGTTAAACAAGCTTATAGTGACGCCCGTGACCATCAATCGGTTGAAGGTGGTATCGAGAAGCTGTTCCAAAAGACCTTCTCTGTTGCAAAACGTGTTCGTACCGAAACCGAAATTGGTGGCAGTGCGGTCTCGGTTGCTTATGCGGCGACGACGTTAGCAAGGCAGATTTTTGAATCTTTAGCTAATTCTACGGTGCTGCTTGTCGGTGCTGGAGAAACTATTGAGCTAGTGGCTAAGCATTTAGAAGGGCAAGGGTGCAAAAATATGATTGTTGCCAACCGAACCAAAGAGCGTGCGGAAGTGCTCGCCACCCAGTTCGGGGCTAAGGTCATTGCACTTAATGACATCCCAGAAGTACTGCCGCAAGCGGACATCGTGATCAGCTCAACGGCCAGCCCGCTGCCTATCATTGGTAAAGGGATGGTGGAAACGGCCATTAAGAAGCGTCGTTACCAGCCTATGTTGCTTATTGATATTGCCGTTCCTCGCGATATCGAATCACAAGTGGGCGAGCTGAATGACGCCTATCTGTATACTGTCGATGATTTACAATCGATCGTTGATAGCAATATTGAGCAGCGCAAGGTCGAAGCTATCCAAGCGGAAGCGATTGTCAGTGAAGAGAGCGCGCAGTTTATGTCTTGGATGCGCTCTCTACAGGCGGTAGACAGCATTAGGCATTATCGCAAACAAGCGAATGACACCAGACAAGATATACTTTCAAAAAGCTTACAAGCGCTAGCAGCGGGGGGAGACCCTGAAAAACTGTTGCTGGAGCTCAGTAATAAATTAACAAACAAGCTTATTCACGCGCCGACCAAAGCGCTGCAAGATGCTGCCGAGCAGGGTGACCCTGCAAAACTGGCTGTTATCCGACAGAGTTTGGGTTTAGACCAAACGAAATAA
- a CDS encoding 2-octaprenyl-3-methyl-6-methoxy-1,4-benzoquinol hydroxylase — translation MEQYEIVVVGGGMVGAALALGLAKQGRSVAVIEKFTPKPFEQAQPMDLRVSAISHRSVDLLQSLDAWGAIQDTRVCPYARLETWEADNCRIRFNAGELSLPQLGYIIENRMIQLGLWAQFARFENLKVIEGDGVESLELAPNDSSITLESGRVLKAHLVVGADGANSRVRQSAGIGITAWDYRQECMLINVETELPQQDITWQWFTPSGPRSFLPLCGNQGSLVWYDAPKRIRQLKNMNPAQLESEIATYFPAELGKVKVLQHGSFPLTRRHAQRYHKQGCVIVGDAAHTINPLAGQGVNLGFKDVETLLECFESRGVTQQALVQYERLRRPDNLLMQTGMDVFYKGFSNTLPPLMFARNAILKLAEHSGPIKQQVLKYAIGLK, via the coding sequence ATGGAACAGTATGAAATAGTCGTCGTTGGCGGTGGAATGGTAGGAGCGGCGCTTGCTCTCGGCCTTGCAAAGCAGGGTCGTTCGGTTGCCGTTATTGAGAAGTTCACGCCGAAGCCATTTGAACAAGCCCAGCCGATGGACTTACGTGTGTCTGCTATTTCACATCGTTCTGTGGATCTTCTGCAATCTTTAGACGCCTGGGGCGCTATTCAAGACACTCGAGTCTGTCCGTACGCTAGACTTGAAACCTGGGAGGCGGACAACTGTCGCATTCGATTTAACGCCGGCGAGCTCTCTCTCCCGCAACTGGGCTATATTATTGAGAATCGTATGATTCAATTAGGGCTTTGGGCCCAGTTCGCGCGGTTTGAAAACTTAAAAGTCATCGAAGGTGATGGAGTAGAAAGCTTAGAGCTCGCTCCTAATGATTCCAGTATCACGCTTGAATCGGGCAGAGTGCTCAAGGCACATTTAGTGGTGGGCGCAGATGGTGCTAACTCGAGAGTGAGACAATCGGCGGGCATTGGTATTACGGCCTGGGACTATCGTCAAGAATGTATGCTGATCAATGTTGAAACGGAGCTGCCACAACAAGATATTACCTGGCAATGGTTTACACCAAGTGGTCCTCGTTCGTTTTTGCCTCTGTGCGGCAATCAAGGCTCACTGGTTTGGTATGACGCTCCCAAGCGTATTCGACAGTTGAAGAATATGAATCCCGCGCAGCTAGAGTCGGAGATCGCCACTTATTTTCCGGCAGAACTCGGGAAAGTGAAAGTGCTACAGCACGGATCATTTCCGCTGACCCGCCGTCATGCTCAACGTTATCACAAGCAGGGTTGTGTTATCGTTGGTGACGCTGCACACACGATTAATCCTTTAGCTGGACAGGGTGTCAATTTAGGCTTTAAAGACGTCGAAACGCTGCTCGAATGTTTTGAATCCAGAGGAGTGACACAACAAGCTCTTGTTCAATATGAGCGTTTACGCCGCCCAGACAACCTACTCATGCAAACTGGTATGGATGTGTTCTATAAAGGCTTTAGCAATACGCTGCCGCCTTTGATGTTTGCACGAAATGCTATCCTGAAGTTGGCAGAGCACTCTGGGCCAATTAAACAACAAGTGTTGAAATACGCCATTGGCTTAAAGTAA
- the ychF gene encoding redox-regulated ATPase YchF, which produces MGFKCGIVGLPNVGKSTLFNALTKAGIEAANFPFCTIEPNTGVVPVPDLRLDALAKIVNPQKILPTTMEFVDIAGLVAGASKGEGLGNKFLANIRETDAIGHVVRCFENENIVHVAGKVSPIEDIEVINLELALADLDSCERAIQRNAKKAKGGDKDAKFELVVLEKLLPVLTEGGMARTVDLAKEELAAIGYLNFLTLKPTMYIANVNEDGFENNPYLDAVREYAEKENNVVVAVCASIESELSELDDEDREEFLADMGIEEPGLNRVIRSGYELLTLQTYFTAGVKEVRAWTIPVGATAPQAAGKIHTDFEKGFIRAEVVGYDDFIQFNGESGAKDAGKWRLEGKEYIVKDGDVVHFRFNV; this is translated from the coding sequence ATGGGTTTTAAATGTGGCATCGTTGGTCTACCAAACGTTGGTAAGTCAACTCTGTTTAACGCACTGACTAAAGCTGGTATCGAAGCAGCAAACTTCCCGTTCTGTACTATCGAACCAAACACAGGCGTGGTACCTGTGCCAGATCTACGTCTAGACGCGCTGGCGAAAATTGTTAATCCACAAAAGATCCTTCCAACAACAATGGAATTTGTGGACATCGCAGGTCTTGTTGCTGGCGCTTCTAAAGGTGAAGGTCTTGGTAACAAATTCCTAGCGAACATCCGTGAAACTGACGCGATCGGTCACGTAGTTCGTTGTTTTGAGAACGAAAACATCGTTCACGTTGCAGGTAAAGTATCACCAATCGAAGATATCGAAGTGATCAACCTTGAGCTAGCTCTTGCCGACCTAGACTCTTGTGAGCGTGCAATTCAGCGTAATGCTAAGAAAGCCAAAGGCGGCGATAAAGACGCGAAGTTCGAACTAGTCGTGCTTGAAAAACTGCTTCCAGTGCTAACTGAAGGTGGCATGGCGCGTACTGTTGATTTAGCAAAAGAAGAGCTAGCAGCAATCGGCTACCTAAACTTCCTAACGCTAAAACCAACCATGTACATCGCGAACGTGAATGAAGATGGTTTTGAAAACAACCCATACCTTGATGCTGTACGCGAGTACGCAGAGAAAGAAAACAACGTGGTTGTTGCAGTTTGTGCATCTATCGAATCTGAGCTTTCTGAGCTAGACGACGAAGATCGCGAAGAGTTCCTAGCAGACATGGGCATTGAAGAACCGGGTCTTAACCGTGTGATCCGCTCTGGTTACGAGCTACTGACTCTACAAACTTACTTCACTGCCGGTGTTAAAGAAGTTCGCGCCTGGACTATCCCTGTTGGTGCAACTGCGCCGCAAGCGGCAGGTAAGATCCACACTGACTTCGAAAAAGGCTTCATCCGTGCAGAAGTTGTTGGTTATGACGACTTCATCCAGTTCAACGGTGAGTCAGGTGCAAAAGATGCAGGTAAATGGCGTCTAGAAGGTAAAGAATACATCGTTAAAGATGGTGATGTAGTTCACTTCCGCTTCAACGTGTAA
- the lolB gene encoding lipoprotein insertase outer membrane protein LolB has product MHRLFRRLFYTLTALFLFGCSTMPPEPQSVEWQAHRAELNALTQYKASGKLGYISPEQRQTLNFYWTYSANLTQVRLTTFLGQTVFNLTSTPNGAFIETYDDQKLSGQDANLLIYQLTGLNIPIEQLADWLIGQPNSADNYQLNKFNTVASLTKQLNQKTWQLNYTEYRSFTLEDETRTLPMPTRMQLVQGDTKLNLVVSKWTIKQ; this is encoded by the coding sequence ATGCACAGACTTTTTCGTCGCCTGTTTTACACATTGACGGCACTGTTTTTGTTTGGCTGTAGCACAATGCCACCTGAGCCACAAAGTGTCGAGTGGCAAGCTCACCGAGCCGAACTCAACGCCCTCACCCAATATAAGGCCAGTGGCAAACTTGGCTACATTTCGCCAGAGCAGCGCCAAACTTTGAACTTCTATTGGACATATTCCGCCAATTTGACTCAAGTTCGCCTTACCACTTTCCTTGGCCAAACGGTATTCAACCTGACATCCACGCCCAATGGCGCATTTATTGAAACTTATGACGATCAAAAGCTATCAGGCCAAGACGCTAACTTACTCATTTATCAGCTCACTGGACTCAATATTCCTATCGAGCAACTGGCAGACTGGCTCATTGGTCAGCCAAACTCTGCCGATAACTATCAACTTAATAAGTTCAACACAGTAGCAAGCCTGACCAAACAGCTTAACCAAAAGACATGGCAGCTTAACTACACCGAGTATCGCAGTTTCACGCTCGAAGATGAAACTCGCACACTGCCTATGCCAACTCGAATGCAGTTAGTGCAAGGCGATACCAAACTTAATCTCGTTGTTTCCAAATGGACTATCAAACAGTGA
- the ispE gene encoding 4-(cytidine 5'-diphospho)-2-C-methyl-D-erythritol kinase has translation MITDTTTWPSPAKLNLFLYITGRQANGYHELQTLFQFVDLCDSLEITANDSGDITLSPEIEGVATKDNLIWKAASALQAKAQCTYGAHIKLDKILPMGGGIGGGSSNAATALVALNFLWQTQLSVDELAEIGLALGADVPVFVRGFAAFAEGVGEKLSAAEPEELWYLVVKPKVSIATVDIFTHPDLTRNTPKQELATLLDSPYGNDCEKIVRMLYPEVDNQLSWLLQYAPSRLTGTGSCVFSEFNSKENAQKVLELLPDTVSAYVAKGCNRSPLLETLANYELALLQSV, from the coding sequence ATGATCACCGACACCACCACTTGGCCAAGCCCAGCTAAACTCAATCTGTTTCTTTACATCACAGGTCGACAGGCCAATGGCTATCATGAGCTGCAAACCTTGTTTCAATTCGTTGACCTATGCGACTCACTAGAAATCACCGCCAACGACAGCGGTGACATTACCCTATCGCCAGAGATCGAAGGGGTAGCCACAAAAGATAACCTCATTTGGAAAGCGGCCAGTGCGCTTCAAGCGAAAGCTCAATGCACTTATGGCGCCCATATTAAGCTGGATAAAATTCTTCCAATGGGCGGTGGCATTGGCGGTGGCTCATCGAATGCGGCAACGGCACTGGTAGCGCTGAACTTCTTATGGCAAACCCAGCTCAGCGTTGATGAATTGGCGGAAATCGGTCTTGCGCTCGGTGCAGACGTGCCGGTGTTTGTGCGTGGCTTCGCCGCATTTGCAGAAGGCGTTGGTGAAAAACTCAGCGCAGCCGAGCCCGAAGAGCTTTGGTATTTGGTCGTCAAACCAAAAGTCAGCATCGCGACCGTGGATATCTTTACCCATCCCGATCTGACGCGAAATACGCCGAAGCAAGAGCTGGCAACGCTTCTAGACAGCCCTTACGGAAACGATTGCGAAAAAATTGTCCGAATGCTGTATCCAGAGGTTGATAACCAACTTTCATGGCTGCTACAATACGCGCCGTCAAGATTGACGGGGACTGGATCGTGCGTGTTTTCCGAGTTTAATAGCAAAGAAAATGCACAAAAAGTCCTAGAACTGCTTCCTGACACTGTCTCCGCTTATGTGGCGAAAGGGTGCAACCGCTCTCCTTTACTAGAGACCCTGGCTAACTATGAATTAGCCCTATTACAATCTGTTTAA
- the prmC gene encoding peptide chain release factor N(5)-glutamine methyltransferase translates to MSLDMSIEAVLKRASLVLSESGSDSPSLDAAVLLCHVLEKPRSYLLTWPEKELTTEQATQFEALMAKRTAGEPVAYILGEREFWSLPLNVAPSTLIPRPDTERLVELALDKAMLIDGDLLDLGTGTGAIALALASELPKRQLQGVDFQHEAVELANSNADKLNIRNVRFAQGSWFAPIDHGHKFAIIVSNPPYIDENDPHLSQGDVRFEPSSALVAENNGLADIETITAAAPSYLLDGGWLLFEHGFEQGGAVRRTMERHGFTEVTTEKDYGNNDRVTLGKWHP, encoded by the coding sequence ATGTCGCTAGATATGTCTATTGAAGCGGTGCTCAAACGAGCATCGCTTGTTCTTTCTGAGTCTGGTAGCGATTCGCCAAGCCTAGATGCGGCAGTATTGCTGTGTCATGTCCTTGAAAAGCCGCGAAGCTACCTGCTCACATGGCCGGAAAAAGAGCTAACTACAGAGCAGGCGACTCAGTTCGAGGCGCTAATGGCAAAACGCACTGCAGGTGAGCCTGTCGCGTATATTCTTGGCGAGCGAGAATTTTGGTCATTGCCACTCAATGTTGCACCTAGCACGCTTATCCCAAGACCCGATACCGAGCGTTTAGTCGAGCTCGCCCTAGATAAAGCGATGCTTATCGATGGCGATCTGCTTGACCTAGGCACTGGAACCGGCGCGATTGCGCTTGCTTTGGCATCGGAGCTTCCAAAACGTCAACTTCAGGGTGTGGATTTCCAGCATGAGGCGGTTGAGCTTGCTAACAGCAACGCCGACAAACTGAATATTCGTAATGTTCGCTTTGCTCAAGGAAGTTGGTTTGCGCCGATTGACCATGGTCACAAGTTTGCGATTATTGTCTCCAACCCACCTTATATTGACGAAAACGACCCCCATCTTTCCCAAGGGGACGTACGTTTTGAACCCTCTTCTGCATTAGTTGCAGAAAATAACGGTTTGGCCGATATAGAAACCATCACAGCGGCTGCACCAAGTTATTTGCTTGATGGTGGCTGGCTTCTGTTCGAACACGGCTTTGAACAAGGGGGCGCGGTGAGACGCACCATGGAACGCCATGGTTTTACCGAAGTCACCACAGAGAAAGATTACGGCAACAACGATAGAGTGACACTCGGAAAGTGGCACCCATAA
- a CDS encoding ribose-phosphate pyrophosphokinase — protein MPDMKLFAGNATPELAQRIADRLYISLGDATVDRFSDGEVAVQINENVRGSDVFIIQSTCAPTNDNLMELVVMIDAMRRASAGRITAVIPYFGYARQDRRVRSARVPITAKVVADFLSNVGVDRVLTIDLHAEQIQGFFDVPVDNIFGTPVLLEDMAERGLEDPVVVSPDLGGVVRARATAKALGDIDIAIVDKRRPRANVSEVMNLIGDVEGRDCVIVDDMIDTGGTLCKAAEALKERGAKRVFAYATHAVFSGNAAKNIKNSVLDQVIVTDSITLTKEMAATGKVTQLTLSSMLAEAIRRISNEESISAMFTSK, from the coding sequence GTGCCTGATATGAAGCTATTTGCTGGTAACGCAACACCTGAACTAGCCCAACGTATTGCTGACCGTCTATACATCTCTCTAGGAGATGCTACTGTTGACCGTTTCTCTGACGGCGAAGTCGCTGTTCAAATCAACGAAAACGTTCGTGGTAGTGATGTATTCATCATTCAGTCAACTTGTGCGCCAACTAACGACAACCTAATGGAGTTAGTGGTAATGATTGATGCAATGCGCCGCGCTTCAGCAGGCCGTATTACTGCTGTTATTCCTTACTTTGGTTACGCTCGTCAAGACCGTCGTGTACGTTCTGCACGTGTGCCAATCACTGCAAAAGTTGTTGCAGACTTCCTTTCAAACGTTGGTGTTGACCGCGTTCTTACTATCGACCTACACGCAGAGCAGATTCAAGGCTTCTTCGATGTACCAGTAGACAACATCTTCGGTACTCCAGTGCTTCTTGAGGACATGGCTGAGCGTGGTCTAGAAGATCCAGTGGTTGTTTCACCTGACCTAGGCGGCGTTGTACGTGCTCGCGCAACAGCTAAAGCTCTTGGCGACATCGATATCGCGATCGTCGACAAGCGTCGTCCACGCGCTAACGTATCTGAAGTGATGAACCTAATCGGTGATGTTGAAGGTCGCGACTGTGTGATCGTTGATGACATGATCGATACTGGCGGTACGCTATGTAAAGCAGCAGAAGCGCTGAAAGAGCGCGGTGCTAAGCGTGTATTCGCTTACGCAACTCACGCTGTATTCTCTGGCAACGCTGCTAAGAACATCAAGAACTCTGTTCTAGACCAAGTTATCGTGACTGACTCTATCACGCTAACAAAAGAGATGGCTGCTACTGGTAAAGTAACTCAGCTAACTCTATCTAGCATGCTTGCTGAAGCTATTCGTCGCATCAGCAACGAAGAATCAATCTCTGCGATGTTTACTTCAAAGTAA
- a CDS encoding lactonase family protein, whose translation MQANVYIGQYSQQGHLGFSQVKFGANGIASSPSIKTDIVNPSYLAHSQHGLYVVSEVFQAEGAALHFLAGDEQYSQKVELDGDAPCHVAISDTLDRVAVAHYGTGDFELFALEPAGMIGQRIAKLSNYGQGPHATRQTSPHGHQVMFIPNTTQLVTVDLGIDLLTFYHCEGKQVQQSQRLEFPPGSGPRHVSFTQDGQFGFVLCELDESLTVITQKKQQWQIVTTIAAFPEHTCHEAAAAIKLSADERFVYLTSRGDSVISWFDVSEPERPVYRGYVEVQGAFPRDISITPDGKWLLAANQHSNNIAIFKLDLQTGKLNWHSNLPEVIAPTCLVISA comes from the coding sequence ATGCAGGCTAACGTATACATTGGTCAATATTCACAACAAGGCCATCTTGGCTTTTCTCAAGTCAAATTCGGAGCAAACGGTATAGCTAGTTCACCCTCCATCAAAACTGATATCGTTAACCCCTCTTACCTCGCCCATTCTCAACACGGCCTTTATGTGGTCTCTGAGGTTTTCCAAGCGGAAGGGGCTGCTTTGCACTTTCTTGCAGGCGATGAGCAATATTCTCAAAAAGTAGAGCTAGACGGGGATGCGCCCTGTCATGTCGCAATTTCCGATACTCTTGATAGAGTCGCCGTTGCCCACTACGGAACTGGAGACTTCGAACTGTTTGCATTAGAGCCAGCAGGAATGATAGGGCAACGAATAGCCAAGCTATCCAACTATGGTCAAGGTCCTCACGCTACGCGCCAAACATCACCCCATGGCCATCAAGTGATGTTTATTCCTAACACGACCCAATTGGTCACCGTCGATCTTGGTATCGATTTGCTTACCTTCTACCACTGTGAAGGCAAACAGGTTCAGCAGTCCCAACGTTTGGAATTCCCCCCAGGAAGCGGACCAAGACATGTCAGCTTTACCCAAGATGGTCAATTTGGTTTTGTATTGTGTGAACTAGACGAGTCTCTGACCGTGATTACCCAAAAAAAACAACAGTGGCAAATAGTCACCACTATCGCCGCATTTCCAGAACACACATGCCACGAAGCAGCGGCCGCGATTAAACTCTCAGCCGATGAGCGTTTTGTGTACTTAACCAGTCGTGGAGATTCAGTGATAAGTTGGTTTGATGTGAGTGAGCCTGAACGTCCTGTGTATCGAGGCTATGTCGAGGTGCAGGGGGCATTTCCAAGAGACATCAGTATCACGCCGGATGGTAAATGGTTGCTCGCAGCCAATCAGCATTCAAATAACATTGCGATATTTAAGCTCGATCTTCAAACAGGTAAGCTAAATTGGCATTCAAACTTACCTGAGGTTATTGCCCCGACGTGCCTAGTAATTAGTGCTTAG
- a CDS encoding SirB2 family protein: MYEGLKHFHLLTIAISVALLSVRYGLMMMNSPKVNLPFLKRFPHINDSLLLLSGFGLIAYTGFVPFTDAAPWMTEKVTCIMAYFALAFFTLKLAKNNLLRTCAFFGALGWLLMAAKIAMLKTPFLMG, translated from the coding sequence ATGTATGAAGGATTAAAGCATTTTCACTTGTTGACGATTGCGATTTCAGTGGCCTTATTGTCGGTTCGATACGGACTGATGATGATGAATTCTCCAAAAGTGAATTTACCGTTCCTAAAACGCTTTCCGCACATTAACGACTCTCTTTTACTGCTTTCTGGTTTCGGCCTCATCGCCTATACCGGCTTTGTTCCTTTTACCGACGCTGCGCCGTGGATGACAGAAAAAGTGACCTGCATTATGGCCTATTTCGCGTTGGCGTTTTTCACGCTAAAGCTGGCAAAGAACAATTTATTAAGAACATGCGCCTTTTTTGGTGCGCTAGGGTGGCTATTGATGGCAGCGAAGATTGCCATGCTTAAAACGCCATTCCTAATGGGGTAA